In the Deinococcus ficus genome, one interval contains:
- a CDS encoding sensor histidine kinase: MTVSLPLLPESTRTSHAPPAAAVQEAAGEVRRTLLQTSLPIWAVLSLHSLMIEPVRDQLSRGAVLTWGTLNLVFLGTLLLTLRHLNRLSPPAALAALLGQSALLLTGNAFLNGSSIQAGLLVVVAAQVSLLWPFRQVLVWIAGQSLGLLWILHTNWQSLDAWAFSTGYVCIQLLAASSVRTAMREVQARRQLSVVVEELRATRELLSEASRQAERLHISRELHDVLGHQLTALGMHLQVGLHHLPPEHAARPHVQTAQAVGQQLLDDVRTTVRGMRASATCDFVPEVRRLTATDALSVQLAFSPGFTVTCPVTSLVLRRCVQEIMTNTLRHARAAHLWFTFTQGAQGIRVQAHDDGRGAPDLRFGCGLLGMRERLGCVGGQLHVDSPPGQGVRYLLSLPAQEGT, translated from the coding sequence ATGACCGTGTCGCTGCCCCTGCTGCCCGAGTCCACGCGAACCTCTCACGCCCCGCCCGCCGCGGCCGTCCAGGAGGCGGCGGGCGAGGTGCGCCGCACGCTTCTGCAGACCAGCCTGCCCATCTGGGCGGTGCTGTCCCTGCACTCCCTGATGATCGAACCCGTCCGGGACCAGCTGTCGCGCGGCGCGGTCCTGACCTGGGGCACGCTGAACCTGGTGTTCCTGGGCACGCTGCTGCTCACCCTGCGGCACCTGAACCGCCTGTCCCCCCCGGCGGCCCTGGCCGCGTTGCTGGGCCAGTCGGCGCTGCTGCTCACCGGGAACGCCTTCCTGAACGGCAGCAGCATCCAGGCCGGGCTGCTGGTCGTGGTGGCCGCGCAGGTCAGCCTGCTGTGGCCCTTCCGGCAGGTGCTGGTGTGGATCGCCGGGCAGAGCCTGGGCCTGCTGTGGATCCTGCACACGAACTGGCAGAGCCTGGACGCCTGGGCCTTCAGCACCGGGTACGTGTGCATCCAGCTGCTCGCGGCGTCCAGCGTGCGCACCGCCATGCGCGAGGTGCAGGCGCGCCGCCAGCTGTCCGTGGTCGTCGAGGAACTCCGCGCCACCCGCGAACTGCTCAGCGAGGCCAGCCGGCAGGCCGAGCGCCTGCACATCTCCCGCGAACTGCACGACGTGCTGGGCCACCAGCTCACCGCGCTGGGCATGCACCTGCAGGTCGGGCTGCACCACCTGCCCCCGGAGCACGCGGCGCGGCCGCACGTGCAGACCGCGCAGGCCGTGGGACAGCAACTGCTGGACGACGTGCGCACCACCGTGCGCGGCATGCGCGCCTCGGCCACCTGCGATTTCGTGCCGGAGGTCCGCCGCCTGACCGCCACCGACGCCCTCAGCGTCCAGCTGGCGTTCAGCCCCGGCTTCACCGTGACCTGCCCGGTCACGTCCCTGGTGCTGCGCCGCTGCGTGCAGGAGATCATGACGAATACCCTGCGGCACGCCCGCGCCGCGCACCTGTGGTTCACGTTCACGCAGGGCGCCCAGGGCATCCGCGTGCAGGCGCACGACGACGGGCGCGGCGCCCCGGACCTGCGCTTCGGGTGCGGGCTGCTGGGCATGCGTGAACGCCTGGGCTGCGTGGGTGGGCAGCTGCACGTGGACTCGCCCCCCGGCCAGGGCGTGCGGTATCTCCTGAGCCTCCCCGCGCAGGAGGGCACGTGA
- a CDS encoding peptidylprolyl isomerase, giving the protein MPATLKLLPAALLASALSACTPTQSPTTGASTGTSLLSGYAQLTPLSSTPVRQFTAAQQVTDPTKTYRAVMTTSKGAVVLDLNPQAAPVAVNNFVFLALNHFYDGTRFHRVIEGFMAQGGDPLSLNPAAQDRWGTGGPGYQFMAEHLNGLKFDRPGVLAMARASAYTTQGSQFFITLAPTPSLNGEYTAFGQVVAGMNVVHALTKNYSNYGPIPGAGADTLNSVQIYVKQ; this is encoded by the coding sequence ATGCCTGCCACCCTGAAACTCCTCCCGGCCGCGCTGCTGGCCTCCGCCCTGAGTGCCTGCACGCCCACCCAGTCGCCGACCACCGGGGCCAGCACGGGCACGTCCCTCCTGAGCGGGTACGCGCAGCTCACGCCACTGAGCAGCACCCCGGTGCGGCAGTTCACGGCCGCGCAGCAGGTCACCGACCCCACCAAGACCTACCGCGCCGTGATGACCACCAGCAAGGGCGCGGTCGTGCTGGACCTGAACCCACAGGCCGCGCCGGTCGCCGTGAACAACTTCGTGTTCCTCGCCCTGAATCACTTCTACGACGGCACCCGCTTCCACCGCGTGATCGAGGGCTTCATGGCGCAGGGCGGCGACCCCCTCAGCCTGAACCCCGCCGCGCAGGACCGCTGGGGCACCGGCGGCCCCGGGTACCAGTTCATGGCCGAGCACCTCAACGGCCTGAAATTCGACCGGCCCGGCGTGCTCGCCATGGCCCGCGCCTCGGCCTACACCACGCAGGGCAGCCAGTTCTTCATCACCCTGGCCCCCACCCCCAGCCTGAACGGCGAGTACACCGCGTTCGGGCAGGTGGTGGCCGGCATGAACGTCGTCCACGCCCTCACCAAGAACTACAGCAACTACGGCCCCATCCCCGGCGCGGGCGCCGACACGCTGAACAGCGTACAGATCTACGTGAAGCAGTGA
- the murA gene encoding UDP-N-acetylglucosamine 1-carboxyvinyltransferase → MLLTPLHVQGGRPLSGEITVQHSKNAALPIIVATLLSREKITLHGVPRLSDVDTILDLMHHLGTSHAWVGENTLELHTPEILNTDAPYALVSKMRASFIVLGAILARAGQATVSMPGGCAWGPRPVDQHVKALRALGAEVVEDGGNFDARRTGSLNGTFVFELLTVGGTHNAILAAVLGDGVVTLENASIDTDVVDLIEFLNSVGADIQGAGTNTIVIRGVPALRGGAYTVIPDRIEAGTFMMLAAATRSRITLNNVRPDHLRAVTAKLQEMGVDILESGSSILVDATRGELKPVNVTTQSYPGFPTDVQPQMSALLATVPGTSVVQDPVYPDRLTHVAELHRMGANITVSGYTQVIQGSRLHAAPVKAADLRAGAALFIAGLTCEGETVIDGVQYLNRGYEKLTERLRGLGADARQTELAMAMDD, encoded by the coding sequence ATGTTACTGACCCCACTGCACGTCCAGGGCGGCCGCCCTCTCTCCGGAGAGATCACCGTCCAGCACAGCAAGAACGCCGCGCTGCCGATCATCGTGGCCACCCTGCTGAGCCGCGAGAAGATCACCCTGCACGGCGTCCCTCGCCTGAGCGACGTGGACACCATCCTGGACCTGATGCACCACCTGGGCACGTCGCATGCGTGGGTCGGCGAGAACACCCTGGAACTCCACACCCCCGAAATCCTGAACACCGACGCCCCCTACGCGCTGGTCAGCAAGATGCGCGCCAGCTTCATCGTGCTGGGCGCCATCCTGGCCCGCGCCGGGCAGGCCACCGTGTCCATGCCCGGCGGCTGTGCCTGGGGCCCCCGCCCCGTGGACCAGCACGTCAAGGCCCTGCGCGCCCTGGGCGCCGAGGTGGTCGAGGACGGCGGGAACTTCGACGCGCGGCGCACCGGCAGCCTGAACGGCACCTTCGTGTTCGAACTGCTCACCGTGGGCGGCACGCACAACGCCATCCTGGCCGCCGTGCTGGGCGACGGCGTGGTCACCCTGGAAAACGCCAGCATCGACACGGACGTGGTGGACCTGATCGAGTTCCTGAACAGCGTCGGCGCCGACATCCAGGGCGCGGGCACCAACACCATCGTGATCCGCGGCGTGCCCGCGCTCCGCGGCGGGGCGTACACCGTCATCCCCGACCGCATTGAGGCCGGGACGTTCATGATGCTGGCCGCCGCCACGCGCAGCCGCATCACCCTGAACAACGTCCGCCCCGACCACCTGCGCGCCGTGACCGCCAAGCTCCAGGAGATGGGCGTGGACATCCTGGAATCCGGCAGCAGCATCCTGGTGGATGCCACGCGCGGCGAACTCAAGCCCGTGAACGTCACCACCCAGAGCTACCCCGGCTTCCCCACCGACGTGCAGCCGCAGATGAGCGCCCTGCTCGCCACGGTGCCCGGCACCAGCGTCGTGCAGGACCCGGTGTACCCTGATCGGCTCACCCATGTGGCCGAACTGCACCGCATGGGCGCAAACATCACCGTCAGTGGGTACACGCAGGTCATCCAGGGCAGCCGGCTGCACGCCGCGCCCGTCAAGGCCGCCGACCTGCGGGCCGGTGCGGCGCTGTTCATCGCGGGCCTGACCTGCGAGGGCGAGACCGTGATCGACGGCGTGCAGTACCTCAACCGCGGGTACGAGAAGCTCACCGAGCGCCTGCGTGGCCTGGGCGCCGACGCCCGCCAGACCGAACTCGCCATGGCGATGGACGACTGA
- a CDS encoding helix-turn-helix transcriptional regulator, producing MRDRIDREYAQPLDVPALARSVNMSAGHLSRLFRRAYGESPYAYLMTRRIERAMALLRAGQLSVTQVCFEVGCSSLGTFSTRFTELVGVPPSVYRQQVTSGEAELPPCVARRVTRPVRNREAEEAGRS from the coding sequence GTGCGCGACCGGATTGACCGGGAGTACGCGCAGCCGCTGGACGTCCCGGCGCTGGCGCGGAGCGTGAACATGTCGGCCGGGCACCTGAGCCGGCTGTTCCGACGGGCGTACGGCGAGTCCCCGTACGCGTACCTGATGACCCGCCGCATCGAGCGGGCGATGGCGCTGCTGCGCGCCGGCCAGCTGAGCGTGACGCAGGTGTGCTTCGAGGTGGGGTGCTCGTCGCTGGGGACCTTCAGCACGCGCTTCACGGAGCTGGTGGGCGTGCCGCCCAGCGTGTACCGGCAGCAGGTGACGAGCGGCGAGGCAGAGTTGCCGCCCTGCGTGGCGCGGCGGGTGACCCGGCCGGTCAGGAATCGAGAAGCGGAGGAGGCCGGGCGCTCCTAG
- a CDS encoding response regulator → MIRVCLVEDQMLVRQGLRSMLSLADDIEVTAEAEDGLQALTVVPQARPDVLLLDHQMPHLDGLGVLRRLGERQALPPTLVLTTFSDDDLLLDSVQAGARGYLLKDVSLDVLLQAIRTLAGGGRWWQPALTTRTTRAAQQGRPPTPDDPVSLTQREQEVLRLMAGGFSNREIARMTTTTEGTIKGYVSNILTKMGVRDRTRAVLKAMETRLL, encoded by the coding sequence GTGATCCGGGTGTGCCTCGTGGAGGACCAGATGCTGGTCCGCCAGGGCCTGCGCAGCATGCTGTCCCTCGCGGACGACATCGAGGTCACCGCCGAGGCCGAGGACGGCCTGCAGGCGCTGACCGTGGTGCCGCAGGCCCGCCCGGACGTCCTGCTGCTCGACCACCAGATGCCGCACCTGGACGGCCTGGGCGTGCTGCGCCGGCTGGGCGAACGGCAGGCCCTGCCGCCCACGCTGGTCCTCACCACGTTCAGCGACGACGACCTGCTGCTCGACAGCGTTCAGGCCGGCGCCCGCGGCTACCTGCTCAAGGACGTGTCGCTGGACGTGCTGCTTCAGGCGATCCGCACGCTGGCCGGCGGGGGCCGCTGGTGGCAGCCGGCCCTGACGACCCGCACCACCCGCGCCGCGCAGCAGGGCCGCCCCCCTACCCCGGATGACCCCGTGTCTCTCACGCAGCGGGAGCAGGAGGTCCTGCGCCTGATGGCCGGCGGGTTCAGCAACCGCGAGATCGCCCGCATGACCACCACCACCGAGGGCACCATCAAGGGCTACGTCTCGAACATCCTCACCAAGATGGGTGTGCGTGACCGCACCCGCGCCGTGCTCAAGGCTATGGAAACCCGCCTGCTGTAA
- a CDS encoding ABC transporter ATP-binding protein produces MTARPALTPAPNPARRQKDPRQLLRLLAFARPYRAAFALGGVATLLSSGLGLVFPLLFGQLIDASFLKVGSRDTTQLDRTVLLLLGVFAVSSLFGAAQSFLLARVGTSVVADLRRTLFAHLLTLSPRFFGNHKVGDLTSRLTADVGTVYSVTSVALAQLLAQIVTLVGSLSLLVLTSWKLSLLTLAVIPLVIGTAVTIGLRIRRASRAVQDALADANASASEAISGVRVVQSFTAEHAERKRFGVGVQAAFDAAIGRARWQAWMTGLMGFFTFGGLAVILWFGGRQVMSGALSPGTLVTFLFYAFQVGGTVAQLTGLYNQFQEALGASGRIFELLDEHSDLPEPSAPAPLTRAEGRVTFEAVTFAYEGHAVLRDLTLDVPAGQIVALVGPSGAGKTTLVSLIPRFWDVSAGTLRLDGTDLRDFALRDLRAQVGLVPQETLLFSGTVGENIRYGRPDATPAEVEAAARAANAHEFITAFDLGYDTVVGERGVKLSGGQRQRIAIARALLKDPRILILDEATSALDNESEALVQAALERLMQGRTTFVIAHRLSTVRNADRILVMDAGQIVQDGTHAQLLAAGGLYRDLYELQFRQQTAQAADLDPEPAPVTPPAKPPTV; encoded by the coding sequence ATGACGGCCCGCCCCGCGCTCACCCCTGCCCCCAACCCTGCCCGCCGCCAGAAGGACCCCCGGCAGCTGCTGCGGCTGCTGGCCTTCGCCCGGCCGTACCGGGCGGCGTTCGCGCTGGGGGGGGTGGCGACCCTGCTGTCCAGCGGGCTGGGGCTGGTGTTTCCGCTGCTGTTCGGGCAATTGATCGACGCTTCCTTCCTGAAGGTCGGCAGCCGCGACACCACGCAGCTGGACCGCACGGTGCTGCTGCTGCTGGGCGTGTTCGCCGTGTCCTCCCTGTTCGGGGCGGCCCAGTCCTTCCTGCTGGCGCGGGTGGGGACCAGCGTGGTCGCGGACCTGCGGCGCACCCTGTTCGCGCACCTGCTCACGCTCTCCCCGCGCTTTTTCGGGAACCACAAGGTCGGGGACCTCACCAGCCGCCTCACCGCGGACGTGGGCACCGTGTACAGCGTCACCAGCGTGGCACTGGCGCAGCTGCTCGCGCAGATCGTCACGCTGGTCGGATCGCTGAGCCTGCTGGTGCTCACCAGCTGGAAACTCAGCCTGCTGACCCTGGCCGTGATTCCCCTGGTGATCGGCACCGCCGTGACCATCGGCCTGCGCATCCGCCGGGCCAGCCGCGCCGTGCAGGACGCCCTGGCCGACGCGAACGCCAGCGCCAGCGAGGCGATCAGCGGCGTGCGCGTGGTCCAGAGCTTCACCGCCGAACACGCCGAACGAAAGCGCTTCGGGGTGGGCGTGCAGGCGGCCTTCGACGCCGCCATCGGCCGGGCCCGCTGGCAGGCCTGGATGACCGGCCTGATGGGCTTTTTCACCTTCGGTGGCCTGGCCGTGATCCTGTGGTTCGGCGGGCGGCAGGTCATGAGCGGCGCGCTGTCCCCGGGCACGCTCGTCACGTTCCTCTTCTACGCCTTCCAGGTGGGCGGCACGGTCGCGCAGCTGACCGGCCTGTACAACCAGTTCCAGGAAGCGCTGGGCGCCTCCGGACGCATCTTCGAACTGCTCGACGAGCACAGCGACCTGCCCGAGCCGTCCGCGCCCGCCCCGCTGACCCGCGCGGAGGGCCGCGTGACCTTCGAGGCCGTCACCTTCGCCTACGAGGGCCACGCGGTCCTGCGCGACCTGACGCTGGATGTCCCCGCCGGGCAGATCGTCGCCCTGGTCGGGCCCAGCGGGGCAGGGAAGACCACCTTGGTCAGCCTGATTCCCCGCTTCTGGGACGTGAGCGCCGGCACGCTCCGCCTGGACGGCACCGACCTGCGCGACTTCGCCCTGCGGGACCTGCGCGCCCAGGTGGGCCTGGTGCCGCAGGAAACCCTGCTGTTCTCCGGCACGGTGGGCGAGAACATCCGCTATGGCCGCCCCGACGCCACGCCGGCCGAGGTGGAGGCCGCCGCCCGCGCCGCGAACGCCCACGAGTTCATCACCGCCTTCGACCTCGGGTACGACACGGTCGTGGGGGAGCGCGGCGTGAAGCTGTCCGGTGGCCAGCGCCAGCGCATCGCGATTGCCCGGGCGCTGCTGAAAGACCCCCGCATCCTGATCCTGGACGAGGCCACCAGCGCCCTGGACAACGAATCCGAGGCCCTGGTCCAGGCGGCCCTGGAACGATTGATGCAGGGCCGCACGACCTTCGTGATCGCCCACCGCCTCAGCACCGTGCGGAACGCTGACCGGATTCTCGTGATGGACGCCGGGCAGATCGTGCAGGACGGCACGCACGCGCAACTCCTCGCCGCCGGGGGCCTGTACCGCGACCTGTACGAACTGCAGTTCCGGCAGCAGACGGCCCAGGCCGCCGACCTGGACCCTGAACCCGCCCCGGTGACGCCACCGGCCAAACCTCCCACGGTTTAG
- a CDS encoding phospholipase A2, with the protein MKRTAHLLTVTLCSAAFLASCSQAPAAPEQAATPDQASTAPAVSVRSQILDLAQQPELQDPDIQRILRDNADDAALLERLQGKRPTEGPALQAQGLSGRALYTYGVATGSVSYYWNERAAPNYSGLNWGYDGCSVPQWILDRSETARTYKAKFHQPCIVHDFGYRNASAITSNWAVGQGYRLLVDQAFGRNMDRVCAGVSNYFSRVKCYAVSYAFEKAVTLGGFNKLDL; encoded by the coding sequence ATGAAGCGCACCGCCCACCTGCTCACCGTCACCCTCTGCAGCGCCGCCTTCCTCGCCTCCTGCTCCCAGGCGCCCGCCGCCCCCGAGCAGGCCGCCACGCCGGACCAGGCCAGCACGGCCCCGGCCGTGAGCGTGCGCAGCCAGATCCTGGACCTCGCCCAGCAGCCGGAACTGCAGGACCCGGACATCCAGCGCATCCTGCGCGACAACGCCGACGACGCCGCCCTCCTGGAACGCCTGCAGGGCAAGCGCCCCACCGAAGGGCCCGCCCTGCAGGCCCAGGGCCTGAGCGGCCGCGCGCTGTACACGTACGGCGTTGCCACCGGCAGCGTCAGCTACTACTGGAACGAACGCGCCGCGCCCAACTACAGCGGCCTGAACTGGGGGTACGACGGGTGCAGCGTGCCCCAGTGGATCCTGGACCGCAGCGAAACGGCCCGCACGTACAAGGCCAAGTTCCACCAGCCGTGCATCGTGCACGACTTCGGGTACCGCAACGCCTCGGCCATCACGTCCAACTGGGCGGTCGGCCAGGGCTACCGCCTGCTGGTGGATCAGGCCTTCGGGCGCAATATGGACCGCGTGTGCGCCGGGGTGTCCAACTACTTTTCCCGCGTGAAGTGCTACGCCGTGTCGTACGCCTTCGAGAAGGCCGTGACGCTGGGCGGGTTCAACAAACTCGACCTCTGA
- a CDS encoding iron chaperone codes for MTKSRRTAAPGGSGGEGFTAEERAAMRERVKEQRAGKAADPDAEVRAKIAELTGEDRDLAERVHAAVRAAAPQLTPKLWYGMPAYARQGKVVCFFQAAGKFKARYATLGFGDAAALDDGAMWPTAFALRDWTDAVEERVRALVRQAAG; via the coding sequence ATGACGAAATCCAGGAGAACAGCCGCCCCGGGTGGGTCAGGCGGGGAAGGCTTCACGGCCGAGGAGCGCGCCGCGATGCGGGAGCGCGTGAAGGAGCAGCGGGCAGGCAAGGCCGCCGACCCGGACGCGGAGGTGCGGGCGAAGATCGCCGAACTGACCGGCGAGGACCGGGACCTGGCTGAGCGTGTGCACGCGGCCGTGAGGGCCGCGGCGCCGCAGCTCACGCCGAAACTGTGGTACGGCATGCCCGCGTACGCGCGGCAGGGCAAGGTCGTGTGTTTCTTCCAGGCGGCGGGGAAGTTCAAGGCCCGGTACGCCACGCTGGGGTTCGGGGACGCGGCCGCGCTGGATGACGGGGCGATGTGGCCCACGGCGTTCGCGCTGCGCGATTGGACGGACGCGGTGGAGGAGCGCGTCCGGGCGCTGGTGCGGCAGGCAGCCGGCTGA
- a CDS encoding C40 family peptidase, with protein sequence MPNSSTAFPLRRALTGLTFTLALTAPVAAQTAAPVAAPLPAAPGIPAQVIVQPGDTAYSIARRAGLSVDALLALNGLQTPDLKVGQVLLLRAAPASHTVQPGETLYALARRYHVTVDALQATNSLTPEQKLAVGQVLTLPAGAVDVGPALVTAPATPAPSAPAALSLPLPGAAPVTGSPALPTAPLAGGDWRASALSFLGTPYVLGGTTRTGTDCSGLVLQVFTPLGVKLPRVSAAQAQVGLPVTPDALLPGDLVFFDVNQEGRVTHVGIYLGDDQFVSANSYRGQVTVDRLQADRYWAPRFVGARRVLAGVMAAKL encoded by the coding sequence ATGCCCAACTCCTCTACCGCGTTCCCCCTGCGCCGCGCCCTGACCGGCCTGACCTTCACCCTCGCCCTGACCGCCCCCGTGGCCGCGCAGACGGCAGCCCCCGTCGCGGCACCTCTTCCTGCCGCACCCGGCATACCTGCGCAGGTGATCGTGCAGCCCGGCGACACCGCGTACAGCATCGCGCGGCGCGCCGGGCTCAGCGTGGACGCCCTGCTGGCCCTGAACGGCCTGCAGACGCCGGACCTGAAGGTCGGGCAGGTGCTGCTGCTGCGCGCGGCCCCGGCCAGCCACACCGTGCAGCCCGGCGAGACGCTGTACGCCCTGGCCCGCCGCTACCACGTGACCGTGGACGCCCTGCAGGCCACCAACAGCCTGACCCCGGAGCAGAAACTCGCGGTCGGGCAGGTGCTGACCCTGCCCGCCGGCGCGGTGGACGTGGGCCCGGCCCTGGTCACCGCGCCCGCAACGCCGGCCCCCTCAGCGCCGGCTGCCCTCAGCCTTCCCCTGCCCGGGGCCGCGCCCGTGACCGGCAGCCCCGCGCTGCCCACCGCCCCCCTGGCTGGCGGCGACTGGCGAGCCTCGGCGCTGTCGTTCCTGGGCACGCCGTACGTGCTGGGCGGCACCACCCGCACCGGAACGGACTGCAGCGGGCTGGTGCTGCAGGTGTTCACGCCGCTGGGCGTGAAGCTGCCGCGCGTGAGCGCCGCGCAGGCGCAGGTGGGCCTGCCGGTCACGCCGGACGCGCTGCTGCCGGGCGACCTGGTGTTCTTCGACGTGAACCAGGAGGGCCGCGTGACGCACGTGGGCATCTACCTGGGTGACGACCAGTTCGTGAGCGCGAACAGTTACCGCGGGCAGGTCACCGTGGACCGCCTGCAGGCCGACCGGTACTGGGCGCCGCGGTTCGTGGGCGCGCGCCGGGTGCTGGCGGGCGTCATGGCGGCAAAACTCTGA
- a CDS encoding Lrp/AsnC family transcriptional regulator — MSQAQLDAIDRHILSILQRDARIANTELADEIGLTPAPTLRRVRRLEEEGIIQRYVALLDQKQVGRDLMVLVRVSLDKQTKQGFEDFAAKMQDRPEVLECFLCLGDIDYLLKVVVPDLDAYQHFLVNTLAAIPGVRNTASTIVVKQEKYTTSLSLES; from the coding sequence ATGTCGCAAGCGCAGCTGGACGCCATCGATCGTCACATCCTGAGCATCCTGCAACGGGACGCGCGCATCGCCAACACCGAACTCGCCGACGAGATCGGCCTGACGCCCGCCCCCACCCTGCGCCGCGTGCGCCGCCTGGAAGAAGAAGGCATCATCCAGCGGTACGTGGCCCTGCTCGACCAGAAACAGGTGGGCCGCGACCTGATGGTCCTCGTCCGCGTGTCCCTGGACAAGCAGACCAAACAGGGCTTCGAGGACTTCGCCGCCAAGATGCAGGACCGCCCCGAGGTGCTCGAATGCTTCCTGTGCCTGGGCGACATCGACTACCTGCTCAAGGTGGTCGTCCCGGACCTCGACGCCTACCAGCACTTCCTGGTGAACACCCTGGCCGCCATTCCCGGCGTGCGCAACACCGCCAGCACCATCGTGGTCAAGCAGGAGAAGTACACCACCAGCCTCTCCCTGGAAAGCTGA
- the ald gene encoding alanine dehydrogenase → MHIGLPKEIKVKENRVALTPGGVATLVRRGHTVSVQRTAGVGSGIQDTEYEQAGAKMVDTAAEAWAAEMVVKVKEPVASEYGFLRPDLLLFTYLHLAADKPLTEALIQAGTTGIAYETVQAEDGSLPLLTPMSEVAGRLSVQAGAYHLQKPVGGRGVLLGGVPGVQPGHVTIIGGGVVGTNAAKMAMGLGAKVTILDVSQRRLAYLDDVFFGKITTMMSSEANLRALLPDTDLLIGGVLIPGAKAPHLVTRDMLKLMPEGSVIVDVAVDQGGCVETIHATTHDDPTYVVDGIVHYGVANMPGAVPRTSTFALTNQTLPYALMLADQGVAALKKSEALRLGLNTCQGKVTYPGVAEAFDMPYTEAVSVLA, encoded by the coding sequence ATGCATATCGGACTGCCCAAGGAAATCAAGGTCAAGGAAAACCGCGTGGCCCTCACCCCCGGCGGGGTCGCCACCCTGGTCCGCCGCGGTCACACCGTCAGCGTGCAGCGCACCGCCGGCGTCGGCAGCGGCATTCAGGACACCGAGTACGAACAGGCCGGCGCGAAGATGGTGGACACCGCCGCCGAAGCCTGGGCGGCTGAGATGGTCGTGAAGGTCAAGGAACCCGTCGCCAGCGAGTACGGCTTCCTGCGCCCCGACCTGCTGCTGTTCACGTACCTGCACCTTGCCGCCGACAAGCCCCTCACCGAGGCGCTCATTCAGGCCGGCACCACCGGCATCGCCTACGAGACCGTGCAGGCTGAGGACGGCAGCCTGCCCCTGCTGACCCCCATGAGCGAGGTTGCCGGGCGCCTGAGCGTGCAGGCCGGCGCCTACCACCTGCAGAAACCCGTCGGCGGGCGCGGCGTGCTGCTGGGCGGCGTGCCCGGCGTGCAGCCCGGTCACGTCACCATCATCGGCGGCGGGGTCGTGGGCACCAACGCCGCGAAGATGGCCATGGGCCTGGGCGCCAAGGTCACCATCCTGGACGTCAGCCAGCGCCGCCTCGCGTACCTGGACGACGTGTTCTTCGGCAAGATCACCACCATGATGAGCAGCGAGGCGAACCTGCGCGCCCTGCTGCCGGACACGGACCTGCTGATCGGCGGCGTGCTGATCCCCGGCGCGAAGGCCCCGCACCTCGTCACGCGCGACATGCTGAAGCTGATGCCTGAAGGCAGCGTCATCGTGGACGTTGCCGTGGACCAGGGCGGCTGCGTGGAGACCATCCACGCCACCACGCACGACGACCCCACCTACGTCGTGGACGGCATCGTGCACTACGGCGTGGCGAACATGCCCGGCGCCGTGCCCCGCACCAGCACCTTCGCCCTGACCAACCAGACCCTGCCGTACGCGCTGATGCTGGCCGACCAGGGCGTGGCCGCGCTGAAGAAGAGCGAGGCGCTGCGCCTGGGCCTGAACACCTGCCAGGGCAAGGTCACCTACCCCGGCGTGGCCGAGGCCTTCGACATGCCGTACACCGAGGCTGTGTCCGTCCTGGCCTGA
- a CDS encoding VOC family protein yields MDLQIHETFLPHQDPDATLAFYRDLLGFEVRADVGYAGLRWITVGPAGQPGTSIVLCPPAADPGVTEAERRMIAEMMAKGTYAGLNLATPDLDGVFEQLRAAGAEIVQEPTEQPYGVRDGAVRDSAGNLLRIQARRPAQP; encoded by the coding sequence ATGGACCTGCAGATTCACGAGACGTTCCTGCCGCATCAGGACCCGGACGCCACGCTGGCCTTCTACCGCGACCTGCTGGGCTTCGAGGTGCGGGCCGACGTGGGGTACGCCGGCCTGCGCTGGATCACGGTGGGCCCGGCCGGGCAACCGGGCACGTCCATCGTGCTGTGCCCCCCGGCGGCCGATCCGGGCGTGACCGAAGCCGAGCGCCGCATGATCGCGGAGATGATGGCCAAGGGCACGTACGCCGGCCTGAACCTTGCCACCCCGGACCTGGACGGCGTGTTCGAGCAGCTGCGGGCGGCGGGGGCGGAGATCGTGCAGGAGCCCACCGAGCAGCCGTACGGGGTGCGGGACGGCGCGGTGCGTGACTCGGCCGGGAACCTGCTGCGCATCCAGGCGCGGCGCCCGGCGCAGCCCTGA